A single window of Methanomassiliicoccales archaeon DNA harbors:
- a CDS encoding right-handed parallel beta-helix repeat-containing protein — MNSTVVLIPSTAGATLALSDPIYIYSNNDLVAQADLNGWPGNGTITNPFVIADMRFEDSSYTAIIISRVDMNVIIRNCTFINTTVAIEMDLSNNITITDNIITGGYEGIVIWNGSGLIIHNNTIKGVSYGLYFTETDGNIVSNNTISNIEDVGILLESSDFNTITDNDFYDSAWSGISLAASNNNTISGNYMINVDMGIYLEYKGYDNVIINNSVLRCPSEYDGITIADTPSYNTVTNNTITFVDDRSGLNNELLIGSLVVVIVILLILLLIVYSRMKKGIEPTEKP; from the coding sequence TTGAACTCCACTGTTGTACTGATCCCTTCTACTGCGGGCGCTACGCTCGCGCTTTCTGATCCGATTTACATATACAGCAACAATGACCTTGTGGCCCAAGCTGATCTGAACGGCTGGCCAGGAAACGGGACTATTACTAACCCCTTTGTCATCGCTGACATGAGGTTCGAGGACAGTTCCTACACCGCCATCATAATATCCAGGGTCGACATGAACGTCATTATTCGCAATTGTACCTTCATCAATACCACTGTCGCTATTGAGATGGACCTGTCGAACAACATCACCATTACCGATAATATTATAACCGGCGGATATGAAGGGATTGTAATATGGAATGGATCTGGCCTTATCATTCACAACAATACCATCAAGGGCGTGAGCTATGGCCTCTATTTCACTGAGACGGACGGCAACATAGTCAGCAACAATACCATAAGCAACATTGAGGATGTCGGCATCCTCCTGGAGTCGAGTGACTTTAACACCATTACCGACAATGATTTCTACGATTCCGCATGGAGTGGCATCAGCCTAGCGGCCTCCAATAACAATACCATCTCTGGAAACTACATGATCAATGTGGATATGGGCATCTATCTGGAGTACAAGGGCTACGACAACGTCATCATAAACAATTCTGTCCTCAGGTGCCCTTCTGAGTATGATGGAATAACGATAGCCGATACGCCCAGCTACAACACTGTCACCAACAACACCATCACCTTCGTGGACGACAGGTCAGGATTAAACAACGAACTGCTGATCGGGTCTTTGGTTGTAGTGATCGTCATTTTGCTCATCCTGCTGCTCATAGTCTACAGCAGAATGAAGAAGGGCATAGAGCCGACCGAGAAACCTTAA
- a CDS encoding methyltransferase domain-containing protein, producing MIDIEDMPTARESLVSSFFSGNGRSYDKVANLFTLGLDNYWKAEIVKLVPDSKRILDLGCGTGILTEYLAMKNPNAEIVGVDLTPDYLAAYNERQRRKPWIRARSILANAETVALDCEFDVVASSYLAKYVDPDVLVRNVTPHLKSGGVFIAHDFILPSNHLYLASWLAYTWAMNHIGPVLFPEWHTAFSEGFGLVRRTHWVDAFVETLRKYDYDEIHSRRLSFETAGLVWATKT from the coding sequence ATGATCGACATTGAGGATATGCCTACCGCCAGAGAGAGTCTGGTCAGCTCCTTCTTCTCCGGGAACGGCAGGAGCTACGACAAGGTCGCCAATCTATTCACCCTTGGACTGGATAACTACTGGAAGGCGGAGATTGTGAAGCTGGTGCCCGATTCGAAAAGGATATTGGACCTGGGCTGCGGCACCGGCATCCTCACGGAATACCTGGCGATGAAAAACCCCAATGCAGAGATTGTGGGGGTCGATCTTACCCCTGACTATCTCGCAGCCTATAACGAACGCCAGAGAAGAAAGCCCTGGATACGGGCCCGTTCGATCCTTGCAAACGCCGAGACGGTTGCACTGGATTGCGAGTTCGATGTGGTCGCCTCCTCGTACCTCGCAAAATACGTTGATCCGGATGTGCTCGTCAGAAACGTCACGCCCCATCTGAAGAGTGGCGGGGTCTTCATCGCTCACGACTTCATCCTGCCGTCAAACCATCTGTATCTAGCCTCATGGCTTGCATATACCTGGGCGATGAACCATATCGGTCCCGTTCTGTTCCCCGAGTGGCATACCGCATTCAGTGAAGGATTCGGATTGGTCCGCAGAACGCATTGGGTCGATGCCTTCGTGGAAACACTCAGGAAATACGATTACGATGAGATCCATAGCAGGCGGCTCAGCTTCGAGACCGCTGGCCTGGTTTGGGCCACGAAGACTTAG